The following coding sequences lie in one Miscanthus floridulus cultivar M001 chromosome 9, ASM1932011v1, whole genome shotgun sequence genomic window:
- the LOC136479284 gene encoding salt stress-induced protein-like, producing the protein MRGTSVPRLRAITVYHSSAAIHALACEYSLAGDDEDANGEQRVRMAGPWGIPHSFGSRRVRATIKLSAGEYLTAVEGTTGHFGDGPDVVVVTSLTFRSSRGKTYGPYGGSGTGTATPFSIPAASGCIVGFWGRSGRLLDAIGVYIKPCAPTITYNYPYPETGMKVTVSNKTFVFPELQ; encoded by the exons ATGCGCGGCACCAGCGTGCCTCGCCTTCGTGCCATCACCGTGTACCATTCCAGTGCCGCCATCCACGCCTTGGCCTGCGAGTACTCCCTCGCCGGAGACGATGAAGACGCCAACGGCGAGCAGCGAGTCCGAATGGCGGGTCCATGGGGTATCCCGCATTCCTTCGGCTCCAGAAGAGTTCGTGCCACG ATCAAGCTGTCTGCGGGGGAGTACCTCACCGCGGTGGAGGGGACGACCGGGCACTTCGGCGACGGCCctgacgtcgtcgtcgtcacttCGCTGACGTTCCGCAGCAGCCGCGGTAAGACGTACGGCCCGTATGGCGGCTCCGGGACTGGTACTGCGACGCCGTTCTCCATTCCGGCTGCGAGCGGCTGCATCGTTGGCTTCTGGGGACGCTCCGGCCGGCTTCTCGACGCCATTGGCGTCTACATCAAGCCGTGCGCACCAACCATAACCTACAACTACCCGTACCCGGAGACAGGGATGAAAGTAACCGTGTCCAATAAGACTTTTGTCTTCCCAGAGCTTCAGTGA